In Streptomyces dangxiongensis, one DNA window encodes the following:
- a CDS encoding PH domain-containing protein translates to MSDLPALPVTFRPGHTRAILLSAGVAIFLVLSGIAMLLEHLGPGSRLSFVITGALIFWALAQLARIKVVADESGVTVVNIASRRRLAWAEILRVNLRPGDPWVFLDLSDGTSLPALGIQPGIARQRAIADARTLRDLAEARATARAAEGQG, encoded by the coding sequence ACACCCGGGCCATCCTGCTCAGCGCCGGTGTCGCGATCTTCCTGGTGCTCTCCGGGATCGCGATGCTCCTGGAGCACCTCGGCCCCGGCTCACGGCTCAGCTTCGTCATCACCGGGGCGCTGATCTTCTGGGCCCTGGCCCAGCTCGCCCGGATCAAGGTCGTCGCCGACGAGTCCGGCGTCACCGTCGTCAACATCGCGAGCAGGCGGCGCCTGGCGTGGGCGGAGATCCTCCGGGTGAACCTCCGCCCGGGTGATCCCTGGGTGTTCCTCGATCTCAGCGACGGCACCAGCCTGCCCGCGCTCGGCATCCAGCCGGGCATCGCCCGGCAGCGGGCCATCGCCGACGCGCGCACCCTCCGTGACCTGGCCGAGGCCCGCGCCACGGCCCGCGCGGCGGAGGGCCAGGGCTGA
- a CDS encoding hemolysin family protein: protein MTIPLLLLGAAFLLILANGFFVAAEFGLVTVERPEAEKAAADGDRRARTVVESLKELSFQLSGTQLGITITSLVVGMLAEPALAELLHGPFAAIGIPGGAVSGVAVVVGMLLASAIQMVIGELVPKNWAVSRPLQVARFVAGPQHRFALLFRPVISALNTVANRLVRALGVEPADELASARTPGELVSLARHSARAGALEQDTADLFVRTLSLGELTAQHVMTPRVRVSALQDSATAEDVVNLTRATGLSRFPVYREKIDEVVGMAHLKDALAVPVADRLRTPVGRIARKALLVPETLPVQPLLARLRSEQPIAVVVDEYGGTAGVVTLEDIVEELVGEVRDEHDGQDVPELAPAPPEDGRAAWDVDGSCRVDMLQRIGLEVPEGPYETVAGLVADLLGRIPAPGDRAELPGWRLAVRQVGHYRAERVRVVRTAPTVNVMEAAR from the coding sequence GTGACCATCCCCCTGCTGCTCCTCGGAGCGGCGTTCCTGCTGATTCTGGCCAACGGCTTCTTCGTGGCGGCCGAGTTCGGTCTGGTGACCGTCGAGCGCCCGGAAGCCGAGAAGGCCGCCGCCGACGGTGACAGACGCGCGCGTACGGTCGTGGAGTCGCTGAAGGAACTGTCCTTCCAGCTCTCCGGCACCCAGCTCGGCATCACCATCACCTCCCTGGTCGTCGGCATGCTCGCCGAACCGGCCCTGGCCGAGCTGCTGCACGGCCCGTTCGCCGCGATCGGCATCCCCGGGGGCGCCGTCTCCGGTGTCGCCGTGGTCGTCGGCATGCTGCTGGCCTCGGCGATCCAGATGGTGATCGGCGAACTCGTGCCCAAGAACTGGGCCGTGTCCCGGCCGTTGCAGGTGGCCCGGTTCGTCGCCGGCCCCCAGCACCGCTTCGCCCTCCTGTTCCGCCCGGTGATCTCCGCGCTGAACACGGTCGCCAACCGGCTGGTCCGCGCCCTCGGCGTCGAACCCGCCGACGAGCTGGCCTCCGCCCGCACCCCCGGGGAACTCGTCTCCCTGGCCCGGCACTCGGCGAGGGCCGGTGCCCTGGAGCAGGACACGGCCGACCTGTTCGTGCGCACCCTGTCCCTGGGCGAGCTGACCGCGCAGCACGTCATGACCCCCCGCGTGCGGGTCAGCGCCCTCCAGGACTCGGCGACCGCCGAGGACGTCGTCAACCTGACCCGCGCCACCGGCCTGTCCCGCTTCCCCGTCTACCGGGAGAAGATCGACGAGGTCGTCGGCATGGCCCACCTCAAGGACGCCCTCGCGGTCCCGGTGGCCGACCGCCTGCGCACCCCGGTCGGCCGCATCGCCCGCAAGGCGCTCCTCGTACCCGAGACCCTGCCCGTCCAGCCCCTCCTCGCCCGTCTGCGCAGCGAGCAGCCCATCGCCGTCGTGGTCGACGAGTACGGCGGCACCGCCGGCGTGGTCACGCTGGAGGACATCGTCGAGGAACTGGTCGGCGAGGTCCGCGACGAGCACGACGGCCAGGACGTGCCCGAGCTGGCCCCCGCCCCGCCCGAGGACGGCAGGGCGGCCTGGGACGTCGACGGCAGCTGCCGGGTCGACATGCTCCAGCGCATAGGCCTGGAGGTGCCCGAGGGGCCGTACGAGACCGTCGCCGGTCTGGTGGCCGACCTGCTCGGCCGGATCCCGGCCCCCGGTGACCGGGCCGAACTGCCCGGCTGGCGGCTCGCCGTCCGCCAGGTCGGCCACTACCGCGCCGAACGGGTCCGGGTGGTCAGGACGGCCCCGACGGTCAACGTGATGGAGGCCGCCCGATGA
- a CDS encoding hemolysin family protein produces the protein MSVLQLVFAALLVLANGFFVGAEFALISVRRSQIEPLGTARARQVLYGLERLPQMMAAAQFGITVCSLTLGAVAEPTVAHLLEPLFEGIHLPDGVIHPLGYVIALAAVVFFHLVIGEMVPKNLAMAAPEKAALWLSPGLVYFARLCRPITVALGACARGILRLFRVEPRDEVEAVVTTEQLNRLLEDSGQAGLLDPEEQERLEDALELGSRPVTDVLLRRESLVTVTPAVTPGQIVELTARTGYSRFPVAAAEKGPFMGYVHVKDVLDLEDSDRAVPQHVWRPMATLRAELPLDDALTVMRRAATHLAQVADATGKVLGLVALEDALELLVGEVRDPAHREPAGVRLTEPRVSGEPEGVLTT, from the coding sequence ATGAGCGTCCTGCAACTGGTCTTCGCCGCGCTGCTCGTGCTCGCCAACGGCTTCTTCGTCGGCGCCGAGTTCGCGCTCATCTCCGTCCGCCGCAGCCAGATCGAGCCGCTCGGCACGGCCCGCGCCCGCCAGGTGCTGTACGGCCTGGAGCGGCTGCCCCAGATGATGGCCGCCGCCCAGTTCGGCATCACCGTCTGCTCCCTGACGCTCGGCGCGGTCGCCGAGCCCACGGTGGCGCACCTGCTGGAACCGCTGTTCGAGGGGATCCACCTCCCCGACGGAGTGATCCACCCCCTCGGCTACGTCATCGCCCTGGCCGCCGTGGTCTTCTTCCACCTGGTCATCGGCGAGATGGTGCCGAAGAACCTCGCGATGGCCGCGCCCGAGAAGGCGGCCCTCTGGCTCAGCCCGGGCCTGGTCTACTTCGCCCGCCTCTGCCGGCCGATCACCGTGGCCCTCGGCGCCTGCGCGCGGGGCATCCTGCGGCTGTTCCGGGTCGAGCCCAGGGACGAGGTCGAGGCGGTCGTCACCACCGAGCAGCTCAACCGCCTGCTGGAGGACTCGGGCCAGGCGGGTCTCCTCGACCCCGAGGAGCAGGAGCGCCTGGAGGACGCCCTGGAGCTGGGCTCGCGCCCGGTGACGGACGTCTTGCTGCGCCGCGAGTCGCTGGTCACGGTGACCCCGGCGGTCACCCCGGGCCAGATCGTGGAGCTGACCGCCCGCACGGGCTACTCCCGCTTCCCGGTCGCGGCGGCCGAGAAGGGCCCCTTCATGGGCTATGTGCACGTCAAGGACGTGCTCGACCTGGAGGACTCGGACCGGGCGGTCCCGCAGCACGTCTGGCGCCCGATGGCCACGCTCCGCGCCGAGCTGCCGCTCGACGACGCCCTCACGGTGATGCGCCGGGCGGCCACGCATCTGGCCCAGGTGGCGGACGCCACCGGCAAGGTGCTGGGCCTGGTCGCCCTGGAGGACGCACTGGAGCTGCTGGTGGGCGAGGTCAGGGACCCGGCGCACCGGGAGCCGGCCGGTGTGCGGCTGACCGAACCCAGGGTGAGCGGAGAACCGGAGGGGGTGCTGACGACGTAG
- a CDS encoding AAA family ATPase, which translates to MDFGTRGPEAPADLAWLRGVDAYTMGAYPQAEEEFRAAVRMDPGMADAWLGLHALRVDTTTALLRMFRHRERFGEQRTRHHRALNSWYWLGWWVQPVLESPRDLLLAHASHWLDGRHVPELDRALAGLPPVDTDAQVRFLHACRAYLVKDWEQLIRHTDPLLDDALLGIEAGLFGGMARVRLEMYGHAEPLLSAALMRCRSEQPQRKELRYWLARAHEGTGRSAAALPLYRAVHRADPAFMDTSARLAAIAEGDGYDDTSDLAAITLTGAGLDTVDGPDGLDPLFGTEGRDLRLPEPDLPTGPLPSVADPSVRVKSGVSASPVPAGPTDPALLEEALAELERMVGLEPVKRQVKALSAQLNMARLRAGQGLPVQPPKRHFVFSGPSGTGKTTVARILGRVFYALGLLGGDHLVEAQRADLVGEYLGQTAVKANELIDSAIGGVLFVDEAYSLSNSGYGKGDAYGDEALQVLLKRAEDNRDHLVVILAGYPEGMDRLLAANPGLSSRFTTRVDFPSYRPQELTEIGKVLAAENGDRWDEEALEELRSVAGHVVGQGWIDELGNGRFLRTLYEKSCAYRDLRLSVCPGDLSRQDLATLRLPDLMQAYGEVLSGRGPQDPSAP; encoded by the coding sequence ATGGACTTCGGCACGCGGGGCCCCGAGGCCCCGGCCGACCTGGCCTGGCTGCGGGGCGTGGACGCCTACACGATGGGCGCCTATCCGCAGGCCGAGGAGGAGTTCCGCGCCGCGGTGCGGATGGACCCGGGCATGGCCGACGCCTGGCTGGGGCTGCACGCGCTCCGGGTCGACACGACGACCGCGCTGCTGCGCATGTTCCGGCACCGCGAGCGTTTCGGGGAACAGCGCACCCGGCACCACCGGGCCCTCAACTCCTGGTACTGGCTGGGCTGGTGGGTGCAGCCGGTGCTGGAGAGCCCGCGCGATCTGCTGCTGGCGCACGCCTCCCACTGGCTGGACGGACGGCACGTGCCCGAGCTGGACCGGGCCCTCGCCGGACTGCCCCCGGTCGACACCGACGCCCAGGTCCGCTTCCTGCACGCCTGCCGCGCCTATCTGGTCAAGGACTGGGAGCAGCTCATACGGCACACCGACCCGCTGCTGGACGACGCCCTGCTCGGCATCGAGGCCGGCCTGTTCGGCGGCATGGCCCGGGTCCGGCTGGAGATGTACGGCCACGCGGAACCGCTGCTGTCGGCGGCGCTGATGCGCTGCCGCAGCGAACAGCCGCAGCGCAAGGAGCTGCGGTACTGGCTGGCGCGCGCCCACGAGGGCACCGGCCGCAGCGCCGCCGCGCTCCCCCTGTACCGGGCGGTGCACCGGGCCGACCCCGCCTTCATGGACACCTCCGCCCGGCTCGCCGCGATCGCCGAGGGCGACGGGTACGACGACACGTCCGACCTCGCCGCGATCACGCTGACCGGCGCGGGACTGGACACGGTGGACGGACCGGACGGCCTCGACCCGCTGTTCGGCACGGAGGGCCGGGACCTGCGGCTGCCGGAGCCCGACCTGCCGACCGGGCCGCTGCCGTCGGTGGCCGACCCCTCCGTGCGGGTGAAGAGCGGGGTGTCCGCCTCGCCGGTCCCGGCCGGTCCGACCGACCCCGCGTTACTGGAGGAGGCGCTCGCCGAACTGGAGCGCATGGTCGGGCTCGAACCGGTGAAGCGCCAGGTCAAGGCGTTGTCGGCGCAACTGAACATGGCCCGGCTGCGGGCTGGGCAGGGACTGCCGGTGCAGCCGCCGAAACGGCACTTCGTCTTCTCCGGCCCGTCCGGTACGGGCAAGACCACCGTCGCGCGCATCCTGGGCCGGGTCTTCTACGCGCTGGGCCTGCTCGGCGGCGACCACCTGGTGGAGGCCCAGCGGGCCGACCTGGTCGGTGAGTACCTCGGGCAGACGGCCGTGAAGGCCAACGAGCTGATCGACTCCGCGATCGGCGGGGTGCTGTTCGTGGACGAGGCGTACTCGCTGTCCAACTCGGGCTACGGCAAGGGGGACGCGTACGGCGACGAGGCGCTCCAGGTGCTGCTGAAGCGGGCCGAGGACAACCGGGACCACCTGGTGGTGATCCTGGCCGGCTATCCGGAGGGCATGGACCGGCTGCTCGCCGCCAACCCCGGGCTCTCCTCCCGCTTCACCACCCGGGTGGACTTCCCCTCCTACCGGCCGCAGGAACTCACCGAGATCGGCAAGGTGCTGGCGGCGGAGAACGGGGACCGGTGGGACGAGGAGGCGCTGGAGGAGCTGCGGTCCGTCGCCGGGCACGTGGTCGGCCAGGGGTGGATCGACGAGCTGGGCAACGGCCGCTTCCTGCGGACGCTGTACGAGAAGAGCTGCGCGTACCGGGACCTGCGGCTGTCCGTCTGCCCGGGTGACCTGTCCCGCCAGGACCTGGCGACGCTGCGGCTGCCCGATCTGATGCAGGCGTACGGAGAGGTGCTGTCGGGGCGGGGGCCGCAGGACCCGTCGGCCCCGTAG
- a CDS encoding uridine kinase family protein, whose protein sequence is MVQDATTLVRGKHPAPHHTPGNAIHDLAARLRGLPPSLGPVRLIGVDGHAGSGKSTFAARLAHALGGAPVFHLDDIASHERLFAWTGRLTAQVIEPLGRGESASYTPYDWRARVFGAPCPLPPAPVVLVEGVGAGRRALRPHLARLLWMELPPTEAWRRGRLRDGPEQREFWDGWVAAERAHFAADPSRPHADLLVLRDQEGYEVLPGPGAAPATDRNVTEREGPSAMW, encoded by the coding sequence ATGGTTCAAGACGCGACTACACTGGTTCGCGGAAAACATCCCGCACCGCACCACACACCGGGAAACGCCATTCACGACCTCGCCGCCCGGCTGCGCGGGCTCCCTCCGTCCCTCGGACCGGTCCGGCTGATCGGCGTCGACGGTCACGCCGGCTCGGGCAAGTCCACCTTCGCCGCGCGGCTGGCCCACGCGCTGGGCGGGGCTCCGGTGTTCCACCTCGACGACATCGCCAGCCACGAGCGGCTCTTCGCCTGGACGGGCCGGCTCACGGCCCAGGTGATCGAGCCCCTCGGCCGCGGCGAGAGCGCGTCCTACACGCCCTACGACTGGCGAGCCCGCGTCTTCGGCGCCCCGTGCCCGCTGCCGCCCGCGCCCGTGGTCCTCGTGGAGGGCGTCGGCGCGGGCCGCCGGGCGCTGCGCCCGCACCTGGCGCGGCTGCTGTGGATGGAGCTGCCCCCGACGGAGGCCTGGCGGCGCGGCCGGCTGCGGGACGGGCCGGAGCAGCGGGAGTTCTGGGACGGCTGGGTCGCCGCGGAGCGCGCGCACTTCGCCGCCGACCCCTCACGCCCCCATGCCGATCTGCTGGTGCTGCGGGATCAGGAGGGGTACGAGGTGCTGCCGGGGCCCGGCGCGGCCCCCGCGACGGACCGAAATGTCACTGAACGTGAAGGGCCGTCTGCGATGTGGTGA
- a CDS encoding amino acid permease, whose protein sequence is MTTPRARTRAVDSVVLDDDATLHAMGYPRKLTRRFQAFDNFAISFTIINILSGIFSSFGFGMNAGGPRILVFGWIGVSVMVLLIGAAMAEVASAFPTSGALYFSAGKLAKRHKGAWSWFTGWLNFVGQIGGTAATGYAAATFIQVLVQLQWPSYRPTAHQTVLITALVIVLQGLANTYTVQLVALLNRISVWWLFIGLVVIVGALIVMPDRHQSASFVTHFENNTGFTSGLYGGMLGLLVTSWTFTGFDGSFHMSEETVRATVSAPKGITRAIAFSAITGLVLMLALVYSIGDYATVAGSAAPPVRILIDGLGLGAAKVMLLIVIGAMLFCGLANLTSNTRQIFAFSRDGAMPGSRWWHSVSPRTRTPVKAVWFAVGCSLALVVPGWWSHTAFTAIVSVNVVGLFLAYAVPIFLRLRLGDAFQPGPWHLGRWGRPIGWLAVVWILLSSVLFMLPQASPITVDSFNYAPIALAVVLLVATVWWFATARRRFQGPVSYGRPDEVAAMDLV, encoded by the coding sequence ATGACGACTCCCCGGGCCCGCACGCGCGCGGTGGACTCCGTCGTGCTCGACGACGACGCGACCCTGCACGCGATGGGTTATCCACGGAAACTCACCCGGCGCTTCCAGGCGTTCGACAATTTCGCTATCTCCTTCACCATCATCAATATCCTCTCGGGTATTTTCTCCTCCTTCGGCTTCGGTATGAACGCGGGCGGACCGCGTATTCTCGTGTTCGGCTGGATCGGCGTCTCCGTCATGGTGCTGCTCATCGGCGCGGCCATGGCGGAAGTCGCCTCCGCCTTTCCGACGAGCGGCGCCCTGTATTTCTCGGCGGGTAAGCTCGCCAAGCGGCACAAGGGCGCCTGGTCCTGGTTCACGGGCTGGTTGAACTTCGTGGGCCAGATCGGCGGCACCGCCGCCACCGGCTATGCCGCCGCCACCTTCATCCAGGTCCTCGTGCAGTTGCAATGGCCCTCCTACCGGCCGACCGCACACCAGACGGTGCTGATCACGGCCCTCGTGATCGTCCTCCAGGGACTGGCGAACACCTACACCGTCCAGCTCGTCGCCCTGCTGAACCGTATTTCCGTGTGGTGGCTCTTCATCGGACTCGTCGTGATCGTAGGCGCACTCATCGTGATGCCCGATCGGCACCAGTCCGCGTCCTTCGTGACGCATTTCGAGAACAACACCGGGTTCACGAGCGGCCTTTACGGCGGCATGCTCGGACTGCTGGTCACCAGTTGGACCTTCACCGGGTTCGACGGCAGCTTCCACATGTCCGAGGAAACGGTCCGCGCGACGGTGAGCGCCCCCAAGGGGATCACCCGCGCCATCGCCTTTTCCGCGATCACCGGCCTGGTGCTGATGCTGGCACTGGTCTACAGCATCGGTGACTACGCCACGGTGGCCGGCTCGGCCGCGCCGCCCGTCCGGATCCTCATCGACGGCCTCGGTCTCGGCGCCGCCAAGGTGATGCTCCTCATCGTCATCGGCGCCATGCTCTTCTGCGGTCTCGCCAACCTCACCAGCAACACCCGGCAGATCTTCGCCTTCTCGCGGGACGGCGCCATGCCCGGCTCCCGCTGGTGGCATTCGGTCTCGCCGCGCACCCGTACACCGGTGAAGGCCGTGTGGTTCGCGGTGGGCTGCTCGCTGGCCCTGGTGGTGCCGGGCTGGTGGTCGCACACGGCGTTCACCGCGATCGTCAGCGTCAACGTGGTCGGGCTCTTCCTCGCCTACGCCGTGCCGATCTTCCTGCGGCTGCGGCTCGGGGACGCCTTCCAGCCCGGGCCCTGGCACCTGGGTCGCTGGGGCAGGCCGATCGGCTGGCTCGCGGTGGTCTGGATCCTGCTCAGCAGCGTCCTGTTCATGCTGCCGCAGGCCTCGCCGATCACCGTCGACTCCTTCAACTACGCGCCGATCGCGCTCGCCGTCGTCCTGCTGGTGGCCACGGTGTGGTGGTTCGCCACGGCCCGCCGCCGCTTCCAGGGCCCGGTCAGCTACGGCCGCCCCGACGAGGTCGCCGCGATGGACCTGGTCTGA